From Ruminococcus sp. HUN007, a single genomic window includes:
- the xylA gene encoding xylose isomerase, protein MSEFFKGIDKIKYEGKTSTNPLAFKYYDPEEVICGKKMREHLKFALSWWHTMGGDGTDMFGVGTTDKKWGASDPMEIAKAKIDAAAEIMDKLSIDYYCFHDRDIAPEAETLAETNKRLDEITDYMKTKLAGKKLLWGTANCFGNPRYMHGAGTSPSADVFAFAAAQIKKAIECTVKLGGKGYVFWGGREGYETLLNTDMKLEQDNMARLMRMAVDYARSIGFDGDFYIEPKPKEPTKHQYDFDTATVIGFLKKYGLDKDFKMNIEANHATLAQHTFQHELRVARDNGVFGSIDANQGDTLLGWDTDQFPTNIYDATFCMYEVLKAGGFTNGGLNFDSKARRGSFTREDIFHAYIAGMDTFALGLRAAVKLIEDGRIDKFVADRYSSWNTGIGADVISGKATIADLEKYALEKGDVTASLTSGRQEMLESIVNNVLFSL, encoded by the coding sequence ATGAGCGAATTTTTCAAAGGAATCGATAAGATCAAGTACGAAGGCAAGACAAGCACAAACCCACTCGCATTCAAGTATTATGATCCTGAAGAAGTAATCTGCGGCAAGAAGATGCGTGAACACCTCAAGTTTGCACTTTCATGGTGGCACACAATGGGCGGCGACGGTACAGATATGTTCGGCGTTGGTACAACAGACAAGAAGTGGGGTGCTTCTGATCCGATGGAAATAGCTAAGGCTAAGATCGATGCAGCTGCAGAGATCATGGACAAGCTTTCTATCGACTACTACTGCTTCCACGACAGAGACATCGCTCCTGAAGCTGAAACACTTGCTGAGACAAACAAGAGACTCGATGAGATCACAGACTACATGAAGACAAAGCTTGCAGGCAAGAAGCTCCTCTGGGGTACTGCAAACTGCTTCGGTAATCCAAGATATATGCACGGTGCAGGCACATCACCATCAGCTGACGTTTTCGCATTTGCAGCAGCTCAGATCAAGAAGGCTATCGAATGCACAGTTAAGCTCGGCGGTAAGGGCTACGTTTTCTGGGGCGGTCGTGAGGGTTACGAAACACTCCTCAACACAGACATGAAGCTCGAACAGGACAACATGGCTCGTCTCATGAGAATGGCTGTTGACTACGCTCGTTCAATCGGCTTTGACGGTGACTTCTACATTGAACCAAAGCCAAAGGAACCAACAAAGCACCAGTATGATTTCGATACAGCTACAGTTATCGGTTTCTTAAAGAAATACGGCCTCGACAAGGACTTCAAGATGAACATCGAAGCTAACCACGCTACACTTGCACAGCACACATTCCAGCACGAACTCCGCGTTGCAAGAGACAATGGTGTATTCGGTTCTATCGACGCTAACCAGGGCGACACACTCCTCGGATGGGATACAGACCAGTTCCCAACAAACATTTATGACGCAACATTCTGCATGTACGAAGTTCTCAAGGCAGGCGGCTTCACAAACGGCGGTCTCAACTTCGACTCAAAGGCTAGAAGAGGTTCATTCACAAGAGAAGACATCTTCCACGCTTACATTGCAGGTATGGATACATTTGCTCTTGGTTTAAGAGCAGCAGTTAAGCTCATCGAAGACGGACGTATCGACAAGTTCGTAGCTGACCGTTACTCTTCATGGAACACAGGTATCGGTGCTGACGTTATCTCAGGCAAGGCTACAATTGCTGACCTTGAAAAGTATGCTCTTGAAAAGGGTGACGTTACAGCATCACTCACAAGCGGCAGACAGGAAATGCTCGAATCAATCGTAAACAACGTACTTTTCAGCTTATAA
- a CDS encoding glycoside hydrolase family 3 C-terminal domain-containing protein: MDKNYFQQKAEEITAKMTTEEQAEQLKYDAPANEKAGLKAYNWWSEALHGVARAGSATMFPQAIGLAAMFDDKFLEEVADVISTEARAMYNAYSGHEDRDIYKGLTLWSPNINIFRDPRWGRGQETYGEDPFLTGKLGSAFVRGLQGKGEFLKTAACAKHLAVHSGPENLRHEFDAVASPKDMEETYLPAFRELIEDAGVEGVMGAYNRVNGEPACASKFLMGKLKEWNFDGYFVSDCWAIRDFHTSHKVTSTAPESAAMALKAGCDINCGNTYLHILEALEEGLIEPEDIRKACVHAMRTRARLGMFEEGTEFDSIPYDVVGCKKHKKVALECSRRSMVLLKNNGILPLAKSSLKSIAVIGPNADSREALEGNYCGRADEYVTFLEGIRNAFDGRIFYSEGSALFKDRVMNLAVADDRLAEAVIAAENSDVVILCVGLNATLEGEEGDTGNEFCSGDKPDLRLPETQRKLIKAVLGTGKPVIIVNATGSAINIEEEPDALIHAWYPGQFGGTALADILFGNVSPSGKLPVTFYEDASKLPEFTDYSMKNRTYRYAEGNVLYPFGYGLTYSKTKVSDLSFADGTATVTVENTGNFDTGEIVQFYIKDTSADAVPNHSLCGFARVDLKKGEKKTVSVKIEDRSFTAVHEDGTRSLDGKEFTLYAGISQPDELSRKLTGTETVSVKINK; this comes from the coding sequence ATGGATAAAAACTATTTTCAGCAGAAGGCAGAGGAAATCACTGCAAAAATGACTACTGAGGAGCAGGCTGAACAGCTTAAATACGATGCTCCGGCAAATGAAAAGGCAGGACTTAAGGCATACAACTGGTGGAGTGAAGCACTTCACGGCGTTGCAAGAGCAGGTTCAGCAACCATGTTCCCGCAGGCAATCGGGCTTGCTGCAATGTTCGATGATAAATTCCTTGAAGAAGTCGCAGACGTAATTTCAACTGAAGCGAGAGCAATGTACAATGCGTATTCAGGACACGAAGACCGCGATATTTACAAGGGACTCACACTCTGGTCACCAAATATCAACATTTTCAGAGACCCGAGATGGGGCAGAGGACAGGAAACATACGGTGAGGATCCGTTCCTTACAGGTAAACTCGGCTCCGCCTTTGTAAGAGGTCTTCAGGGAAAAGGTGAATTTCTTAAAACTGCTGCCTGTGCAAAGCATCTTGCAGTTCACAGCGGTCCGGAAAATTTAAGACATGAATTTGATGCTGTGGCATCACCGAAGGACATGGAAGAAACTTATCTCCCTGCTTTCAGAGAACTTATCGAAGACGCAGGCGTTGAAGGTGTCATGGGAGCCTACAACAGAGTAAACGGCGAACCGGCATGTGCAAGTAAATTCCTTATGGGTAAGCTTAAGGAATGGAACTTTGACGGTTACTTCGTTTCAGACTGCTGGGCGATCAGAGACTTCCACACATCGCACAAGGTAACAAGCACAGCTCCTGAATCAGCTGCAATGGCGCTGAAAGCAGGATGTGACATAAACTGCGGCAATACTTATCTTCATATTCTTGAAGCACTTGAAGAAGGACTTATAGAACCTGAAGATATAAGAAAAGCCTGTGTTCATGCAATGAGAACCAGAGCAAGACTCGGAATGTTCGAGGAAGGCACTGAGTTTGACAGTATTCCGTACGACGTTGTCGGATGTAAGAAACACAAGAAGGTTGCGCTTGAATGCTCACGCAGATCAATGGTACTTCTTAAGAACAATGGAATCCTTCCGCTTGCCAAAAGCAGTTTAAAGTCGATAGCTGTTATCGGTCCTAATGCAGACAGCCGTGAAGCTCTCGAAGGAAACTACTGCGGACGTGCAGATGAATATGTTACTTTCCTTGAAGGTATCAGAAATGCATTTGACGGTCGTATTTTCTACTCCGAAGGTTCAGCCCTCTTCAAGGACAGGGTAATGAATCTTGCAGTAGCTGATGACAGACTTGCAGAAGCTGTAATAGCTGCTGAAAATTCTGATGTCGTTATCCTCTGTGTTGGTCTTAACGCAACACTTGAAGGCGAGGAAGGCGATACAGGCAATGAATTCTGTTCAGGTGACAAGCCGGATCTCAGACTTCCTGAGACACAGAGAAAGCTTATAAAAGCGGTTCTCGGAACAGGTAAGCCGGTAATTATCGTAAATGCTACAGGCAGTGCGATCAATATTGAAGAAGAACCGGATGCACTCATCCATGCATGGTATCCGGGACAGTTCGGCGGTACAGCTCTTGCTGATATTCTTTTCGGAAATGTTTCACCTTCAGGCAAACTTCCGGTTACTTTCTACGAAGATGCTTCAAAGCTTCCTGAGTTTACGGACTACAGCATGAAGAACAGAACATACCGCTACGCTGAAGGAAATGTTCTTTATCCGTTCGGATACGGCCTTACATATTCAAAGACAAAGGTTTCAGATCTTTCATTTGCTGACGGTACCGCAACTGTTACTGTTGAAAATACCGGTAACTTTGATACCGGGGAAATAGTTCAGTTCTACATTAAGGATACATCAGCCGATGCAGTTCCGAACCACAGCCTCTGCGGATTTGCAAGAGTAGACCTTAAAAAGGGTGAAAAGAAGACAGTTTCAGTTAAGATCGAAGACAGATCTTTCACAGCTGTACACGAAGACGGAACCCGTTCCCTCGACGGAAAGGAATTCACACTTTACGCCGGTATTTCACAGCCGGATGAATTAAGCAGAAAACTTACAGGTACTGAAACGGTATCTGTTAAGATAAACAAATAA
- a CDS encoding AraC family transcriptional regulator → MIQHLNGDFETVEFGNNGFILLYDNVENEDYPMHWHNAIEIIMPLINDFRVTAGGKSYELKEREIIIIPPGELHSMIAPDHGQRIIFQCSSSVLNDFAPLSVISALFTDITVIDSNSPEYQKSVAKKAMLEIYDEYFKKDELSELKIYLKLINMFVHLHEGAASEKRDLMGCTSVKLNEYSERFGAVKKYIEKNYMEDISLDTLAEIAGYSKYHFSRIFKQYTGSSHIEYVNKTRINVAQKLLLDPSISITEVAMNSGFTSITSFNRVFKEIKHCTPSEFKKFYKNSD, encoded by the coding sequence ATGATCCAGCATCTCAACGGCGACTTCGAGACAGTCGAATTCGGCAACAATGGTTTTATACTACTGTATGATAACGTTGAAAATGAAGATTACCCTATGCACTGGCATAATGCAATAGAAATCATTATGCCTCTTATCAACGATTTCAGAGTAACTGCGGGCGGAAAAAGCTATGAACTTAAGGAACGTGAAATAATAATAATTCCTCCCGGAGAGCTTCACTCGATGATCGCACCTGATCACGGTCAGAGGATCATCTTCCAGTGCAGCAGCAGTGTTCTGAATGATTTTGCACCTTTAAGTGTAATTTCTGCTTTGTTTACTGACATAACAGTGATCGACAGCAATTCACCGGAATATCAGAAAAGTGTGGCAAAAAAAGCTATGCTTGAGATCTATGACGAATACTTTAAAAAAGATGAACTTTCAGAACTTAAGATATATCTGAAACTCATTAATATGTTTGTTCACCTTCACGAAGGTGCCGCATCCGAAAAGCGTGATCTTATGGGATGTACTTCAGTGAAGCTGAATGAATACAGCGAACGTTTCGGTGCAGTAAAAAAATACATCGAAAAGAATTACATGGAGGATATTTCGCTGGATACTCTGGCCGAGATCGCAGGATACAGCAAATATCACTTCTCACGGATTTTCAAGCAGTACACGGGCTCATCTCATATCGAATACGTAAACAAGACACGTATCAACGTTGCACAGAAACTTCTTCTTGATCCTTCGATTTCGATCACTGAAGTTGCCATGAATTCAGGATTTACAAGCATTACCTCATTTAATCGTGTTTTCAAGGAAATAAAGCACTGCACACCTTCTGAATTCAAGAAATTCTATAAAAATTCAGACTGA
- the panD gene encoding aspartate 1-decarboxylase encodes MELTMLKSKIHRAVVTQAELNYVGSVTIDSDLMEAAGILEYEQVQIVDINNGNRLETYVIAGKPGSGVVCLNGAAARCVEPGDLVIIMTYTSMTPDEAKTHRPTVVFVDENNGIKSIHHYEKHGLLTEQMAELS; translated from the coding sequence ATGGAATTAACAATGCTCAAGAGCAAGATACACCGTGCTGTTGTCACACAGGCTGAACTCAACTATGTAGGGAGTGTTACCATAGACTCAGATCTTATGGAGGCCGCTGGTATTCTTGAATACGAACAGGTTCAGATAGTTGATATCAACAATGGAAACAGACTTGAAACATATGTTATCGCAGGTAAGCCTGGTTCAGGAGTAGTGTGCCTTAACGGTGCTGCAGCAAGATGCGTTGAACCGGGAGATCTTGTAATAATCATGACATATACATCAATGACTCCGGATGAGGCAAAGACACACAGACCGACAGTTGTCTTTGTAGATGAAAATAATGGTATTAAGAGCATTCACCATTATGAAAAACACGGTCTGCTGACTGAACAGATGGCAGAACTGTCATAA
- the panC gene encoding pantoate--beta-alanine ligase: MIVVKTIKEVRETVKQWKKEGLTVGFVPTMGYLHEGHQSLIKAADKGNDRVVVSIFLNPMQFGPTEDLATYPRDLERDKAKCLEAGADLIFAPEPEEMYTDNFQSFVDMHLLTEELCGLTRPVHFRGVCTVVTKLFNIVKPDRAYFGKKDAQQLAVIKRMVTDLNMDIEIIGCPIVREDDGLAKSSRNTYLNAEERKAALVLSKAVRKAEELIKSGVRESADIISQMTDIVNAEPLAKIDYIKVVSLDTMQQITKFTDSALVAMAVYIGKTRLIDNYFYEGE; the protein is encoded by the coding sequence GTGATCGTTGTAAAAACAATTAAGGAAGTAAGAGAAACTGTTAAACAGTGGAAAAAAGAAGGTCTTACTGTTGGTTTCGTTCCGACAATGGGATATCTTCACGAAGGACACCAGAGCCTTATAAAGGCCGCTGACAAGGGAAACGACAGAGTAGTGGTAAGTATTTTCCTTAACCCTATGCAGTTCGGTCCGACTGAAGACCTTGCAACATATCCGAGAGACCTCGAACGTGACAAGGCAAAGTGCCTTGAAGCCGGTGCTGATCTCATTTTCGCTCCGGAGCCGGAGGAGATGTACACGGACAACTTCCAGTCATTTGTTGACATGCATCTTCTTACAGAAGAACTCTGCGGTCTTACAAGACCTGTTCATTTCAGAGGCGTGTGCACAGTTGTAACCAAGCTTTTCAATATCGTAAAGCCTGACAGAGCATATTTCGGCAAGAAGGATGCCCAGCAGCTTGCAGTTATAAAGAGAATGGTAACTGATCTCAATATGGACATCGAGATAATCGGCTGTCCTATAGTAAGGGAAGATGACGGCCTTGCAAAGAGTTCAAGAAATACATATCTTAATGCAGAAGAACGTAAGGCTGCCCTTGTTCTTTCAAAGGCTGTACGCAAAGCTGAGGAACTTATAAAGTCCGGTGTACGTGAAAGTGCCGATATTATCTCACAGATGACAGATATCGTAAATGCTGAACCTCTCGCAAAGATCGACTACATCAAGGTAGTTTCACTTGATACTATGCAGCAGATCACGAAGTTTACTGACAGTGCTCTGGTTGCCATGGCTGTATATATCGGAAAGACAAGACTCATTGATAACTATTTCTACGAAGGGGAATAA
- the panB gene encoding 3-methyl-2-oxobutanoate hydroxymethyltransferase has protein sequence MKNTIATLKEQKKNGVKISMLTAYDYSTAKLMDEAGINSILIGDSLGMTILGYEDTLSVTMEDMIHHTAAVARGAKNAFIVADMPFMSYQTSVYDAVVNAGRLMKEGRANAVKLEGGESVCPQIKAITEASIPVVAHLGMTPQSVNMFGGFKLQGKDEAAALKLIKDALAVEKAGASMVTLECVPAKLAEYITKRLSVPTIGIGAGAGCDGQVLVYQDMLGMFPDFTPKFAKKFADVGADMKAAFAAYISEMQSGAFPDKAHSFRTEDTTDYEKLAEKLQEIDNI, from the coding sequence ATGAAAAATACTATCGCGACACTTAAGGAGCAGAAGAAAAACGGTGTTAAGATCTCCATGCTCACAGCTTATGATTATTCAACTGCAAAGCTTATGGATGAAGCCGGGATCAATTCGATCCTTATAGGCGATTCACTCGGAATGACAATTCTCGGTTATGAAGATACGCTGTCTGTAACAATGGAGGATATGATACATCATACAGCTGCAGTAGCAAGAGGTGCTAAAAACGCATTTATTGTTGCTGACATGCCGTTTATGTCATACCAGACTTCAGTTTACGATGCTGTTGTAAATGCCGGAAGACTCATGAAGGAAGGCCGTGCCAATGCTGTAAAGCTTGAAGGCGGAGAGTCTGTGTGCCCGCAGATAAAAGCTATTACAGAAGCTTCGATCCCTGTAGTTGCTCATCTCGGCATGACTCCTCAGTCGGTCAACATGTTCGGAGGATTCAAACTTCAGGGCAAGGATGAAGCTGCTGCCCTTAAACTTATAAAAGACGCACTTGCAGTCGAAAAGGCTGGTGCCAGCATGGTAACTCTTGAGTGTGTACCTGCAAAGCTTGCGGAATATATTACAAAGAGGCTTTCCGTTCCGACGATCGGTATCGGAGCCGGAGCCGGATGTGACGGTCAGGTACTGGTTTATCAGGACATGCTCGGAATGTTTCCTGATTTTACACCGAAGTTCGCAAAGAAATTTGCAGATGTAGGCGCTGACATGAAAGCTGCTTTTGCAGCATATATTTCTGAAATGCAGTCAGGTGCTTTTCCGGACAAGGCACATTCATTCAGGACAGAAGACACAACGGATTATGAAAAGCTTGCAGAAAAACTGCAGGAGATCGATAATATTTAA
- the queF gene encoding preQ(1) synthase, whose amino-acid sequence MRTKKEMGSISLLGNQKVKYPDNYAPQILETFENKHQGNDYFVKFNCPEFTSLCPITGQPDFAAIYISYIPDKKMVESKSLKLYLFSFRNHGDFHEDCVNIIMKDLIKLMNPKYIEVWGKFTPRGGISIDPYCNYGRPGTKWEKFAFHRLLHHDMYPEKIDNR is encoded by the coding sequence ATGAGAACTAAAAAGGAAATGGGCAGCATTTCACTGCTTGGAAACCAGAAAGTAAAATATCCTGACAACTATGCACCGCAGATACTTGAAACATTTGAAAACAAGCATCAGGGCAATGACTATTTCGTAAAATTCAACTGTCCGGAATTCACGAGCCTTTGTCCTATAACAGGGCAGCCGGACTTTGCTGCGATATACATATCATATATTCCTGATAAAAAAATGGTCGAGAGCAAGTCACTTAAGCTTTATCTGTTCAGTTTCAGAAATCACGGCGATTTCCACGAGGACTGTGTGAACATTATCATGAAGGATCTTATAAAACTTATGAATCCTAAGTACATTGAAGTCTGGGGAAAGTTCACTCCGCGCGGAGGCATATCGATCGACCCGTACTGCAACTACGGAAGACCTGGAACAAAGTGGGAAAAGTTTGCGTTTCACAGACTCCTGCATCATGATATGTATCCGGAAAAAATCGACAACAGGTAA
- the queC gene encoding 7-cyano-7-deazaguanine synthase QueC produces the protein MRALVLFSGGLDSTTCLAMAVKKYGSENVTALSVFYGQKHKKEIEAAQKIAEYYNVELITLDLGKIFSYSDCSLLEGSSDDIPEGSYDEQLKETGGSPVSTYVPFRNGLFLSSAASIALSKNCSVIYYGVHSDDAAGNAYPDCSVDFNEAMGRAIYLGSGNELTIEAPFVSLTKADVVKKGLELGVPYELTWSCYAGSDKPCGKCGTCIDRQKAFAENGIADPALK, from the coding sequence ATGAGAGCACTTGTTTTATTCAGCGGCGGACTTGACAGTACGACCTGTCTTGCTATGGCGGTAAAAAAATACGGAAGTGAAAACGTAACAGCGCTGTCTGTGTTTTACGGACAGAAGCACAAAAAAGAGATCGAGGCTGCTCAGAAAATAGCAGAATACTATAACGTTGAGCTTATAACGCTTGACCTTGGAAAGATATTTTCCTACAGCGACTGTTCACTTCTTGAAGGTTCATCTGACGATATTCCTGAAGGAAGTTATGATGAACAGCTTAAGGAGACCGGCGGAAGTCCGGTTTCAACATACGTTCCTTTCAGAAACGGTCTTTTCCTTTCTTCAGCAGCGAGCATCGCTCTTTCAAAGAACTGCAGTGTTATTTACTACGGAGTTCACAGCGACGATGCTGCCGGAAATGCATATCCTGACTGCAGCGTTGATTTCAACGAGGCAATGGGCAGGGCAATTTATCTCGGAAGCGGAAATGAGCTTACCATCGAGGCACCTTTCGTTTCACTTACCAAGGCGGATGTTGTGAAAAAAGGCCTTGAACTCGGCGTTCCGTATGAACTTACATGGAGCTGCTATGCCGGAAGTGACAAGCCGTGCGGAAAATGCGGCACATGTATCGACAGACAGAAAGCATTCGCTGAAAACGGGATCGCTGATCCTGCGTTAAAGTAA
- the folE gene encoding GTP cyclohydrolase I FolE — translation MAIDTEAIKYHIRGILEALGDDPDREGLVDTPERVARMYEKVFEGMNYTNDEIAEMFNKTFSAEKEEGGSDMVIVKDIDIFSYCEHHMALMYDMKVAIAYMPKGRVIGISKLARIADMVGKRLQLQERIGSDIAEIVQKITGSEDVAVLIEGCHSCMTARGIQKTNSKTVTSTLRGRFETDAALQNRLFLQR, via the coding sequence TTGGCAATAGATACAGAAGCAATAAAATACCACATTCGCGGAATACTTGAGGCTCTGGGTGATGATCCGGACAGGGAAGGACTTGTTGATACACCTGAACGTGTGGCGAGAATGTACGAAAAAGTATTCGAGGGAATGAATTACACCAACGACGAGATCGCCGAAATGTTCAACAAGACGTTCTCCGCTGAAAAGGAAGAAGGCGGCAGTGACATGGTCATTGTCAAGGATATTGACATTTTCAGCTACTGTGAACATCACATGGCGCTTATGTATGACATGAAGGTTGCGATAGCCTATATGCCTAAGGGCAGGGTTATCGGAATAAGCAAGCTTGCAAGAATTGCAGATATGGTCGGCAAAAGACTTCAGCTTCAGGAAAGAATCGGTTCTGACATCGCTGAGATAGTTCAGAAAATTACGGGATCCGAGGACGTTGCAGTTCTCATTGAAGGATGCCACAGCTGCATGACCGCCCGCGGTATCCAGAAAACCAATTCAAAGACTGTAACAAGCACGCTCCGCGGAAGATTTGAAACAGATGCGGCGCTTCAGAACAGATTATTTCTTCAGAGGTGA
- the queE gene encoding putative 7-carboxy-7-deazaguanine synthase QueE produces the protein MFYNIAEKFVSINGEGRRAGQLAVFIRFCGCNLDCTYCDTKWANTMLQPYEILDEKQIAAYIKSTGVKNVTLTGGEPLIQDGIRTLIETLAQMKNIRVEIETNGSVSVSQFMDIENRPSFTIDYKLPGSGMERSMYMMNYRYADHNDTVKFVVSDETDLEKMKQVIEKFELRNRTNVYISPVYGKISPDRLVDFIKENNFNDVNLQLQLHKIIWDPAKRGV, from the coding sequence ATGTTTTACAATATTGCAGAAAAATTCGTAAGTATCAACGGCGAAGGAAGACGTGCCGGACAGCTTGCAGTATTCATCCGTTTCTGCGGATGCAATCTTGACTGTACGTACTGCGATACAAAATGGGCGAACACCATGCTTCAGCCTTATGAAATACTTGATGAAAAGCAGATAGCAGCTTACATAAAGAGTACAGGTGTAAAAAACGTTACACTTACAGGCGGTGAACCGCTGATACAGGACGGAATACGGACACTGATCGAAACTCTCGCCCAGATGAAAAACATTCGTGTTGAGATCGAGACCAACGGAAGTGTTTCAGTATCACAGTTTATGGATATAGAAAACAGACCTTCGTTTACGATAGACTACAAGCTTCCGGGAAGCGGAATGGAACGCAGCATGTACATGATGAATTACCGTTACGCTGATCATAACGATACGGTCAAGTTTGTAGTCAGTGACGAGACCGATCTTGAAAAAATGAAGCAGGTAATTGAAAAATTTGAACTGCGTAACAGAACCAACGTATATATCAGTCCGGTTTACGGTAAGATCTCGCCGGACAGGTTAGTTGATTTTATCAAGGAAAACAATTTCAACGACGTTAATCTTCAGCTTCAGCTGCACAAGATAATCTGGGATCCGGCAAAAAGAGGAGTGTGA
- a CDS encoding 6-carboxytetrahydropterin synthase, with protein sequence MYTLKTEAAFDSAHFLSGYEGKCSNIHGHRWRVVAEIYSEKLVESGQERGMLVDFSQFKHVLKQEAEELDHALIIEKGSLPEELYNMLFNNNFRMITLDFRPTAENLAEYLFRRLSDHGFSVKEVSVYETPNNCASYSQ encoded by the coding sequence TTGTACACGTTAAAAACAGAAGCAGCGTTTGACAGTGCTCATTTTCTGAGCGGATATGAAGGAAAATGCAGCAACATACACGGCCACCGATGGAGAGTGGTTGCTGAGATATATTCAGAAAAGCTGGTTGAAAGCGGTCAGGAGCGAGGCATGCTGGTTGATTTCAGTCAGTTCAAGCATGTTCTTAAGCAGGAAGCTGAAGAGCTTGATCATGCACTGATCATTGAGAAAGGTTCGCTTCCTGAGGAACTTTACAATATGCTTTTTAATAACAATTTCAGAATGATCACACTTGACTTCCGGCCGACAGCGGAAAACCTTGCGGAATATCTTTTCCGCAGACTGTCAGACCATGGATTCAGTGTAAAGGAAGTCAGTGTTTACGAAACCCCTAACAATTGCGCATCATACAGTCAGTGA
- a CDS encoding acylphosphatase — MILIRRHIVFYGSVQGVGFRYRARNAAEHFGCTGWVHNEWDGSVSMEIQGTEEQIDAVIMAIERGTFVNIENMDARTVPLEESEYGFSVR, encoded by the coding sequence ATGATATTGATACGCAGACATATTGTTTTTTACGGCAGTGTACAGGGTGTGGGTTTCCGTTACCGTGCCCGCAATGCTGCTGAACATTTCGGATGTACCGGCTGGGTACACAACGAGTGGGACGGAAGTGTGAGCATGGAAATTCAGGGAACTGAGGAACAGATAGATGCAGTCATAATGGCAATCGAACGCGGAACTTTCGTGAATATTGAAAACATGGATGCAAGAACCGTTCCTCTCGAAGAAAGCGAATACGGATTTTCAGTGAGGTAA
- the miaA gene encoding tRNA (adenosine(37)-N6)-dimethylallyltransferase MiaA, which translates to MNKLVVIAGPTASGKSGLGIDLALKYNAEIVSADSRQVFKGLDVGSGKVTPEETKGVPHWLLDVAEPNDFFSVKDFQKLAYSSIDDILSRRVKAFMVGGTGLYVNSVADGYNLTGKQIDPELRNEVASKSIEELISFLEEKNPEVLKKLDLCNKRRIERAVERVILGNTDEPENTPRYETLILGTNWPRDVLYERIKKRLDMRLEEQDMIGEIVRLRENGATDEFLYGLGLEYRYILMYLRNEFESYEAFYEKLFMEIRHLAKEQMTWFRKRKDMHWLDMSTDPFNEACSLIDEFYVEKTGE; encoded by the coding sequence ATGAATAAACTTGTTGTTATAGCAGGACCGACGGCATCCGGTAAAAGCGGACTGGGAATCGATCTTGCTTTAAAATATAATGCGGAAATAGTTTCAGCAGATTCAAGACAGGTGTTTAAGGGCCTTGACGTTGGTTCTGGCAAGGTGACTCCGGAGGAAACCAAAGGAGTTCCGCACTGGCTTCTTGATGTTGCAGAGCCGAATGACTTCTTTTCGGTAAAGGATTTTCAGAAACTTGCATACAGCTCAATAGATGACATTCTCTCACGAAGAGTAAAGGCTTTTATGGTCGGAGGTACCGGCCTTTACGTAAACTCGGTTGCGGACGGATATAATCTGACAGGAAAGCAGATCGATCCGGAACTGAGAAATGAAGTCGCTTCGAAATCAATTGAGGAGCTTATTTCATTCCTGGAGGAAAAGAATCCGGAAGTACTGAAAAAACTTGATCTGTGCAATAAAAGGAGGATTGAGCGGGCTGTTGAGCGGGTGATCCTGGGCAATACCGATGAGCCGGAAAACACTCCGAGATATGAAACGCTTATACTCGGAACAAACTGGCCGCGCGATGTGCTCTATGAACGAATCAAAAAACGCCTTGATATGCGTCTTGAAGAACAGGATATGATCGGCGAAATTGTCAGACTGCGTGAGAACGGTGCGACTGATGAATTTCTCTACGGTCTCGGTCTTGAATACCGTTACATACTCATGTACTTAAGAAACGAGTTCGAAAGCTACGAAGCATTTTACGAAAAACTCTTCATGGAAATACGTCATCTCGCCAAGGAGCAGATGACCTGGTTCAGAAAACGAAAGGACATGCACTGGCTCGACATGAGTACAGATCCGTTTAACGAAGCATGTTCTCTTATCGATGAGTTTTACGTTGAAAAGACAGGTGAATGA